A genomic region of Thermodesulfobium narugense DSM 14796 contains the following coding sequences:
- a CDS encoding NADH-quinone oxidoreductase subunit C, with amino-acid sequence MGKQNLSIIFEKIKNSCTLDKGVYRNTIKDQTPLEVAIMMRSINARLVLVNAFLDLQDERTIILENLYDIDGCLFSFQFKKNLPATFTSITSIYPNANWGERECFEMFGIDFSDNKDIKNGLLLTSQKDLKTPLLKQEIEKILIRKNKVQEDKIV; translated from the coding sequence ATGGGTAAACAAAATTTAAGCATTATATTTGAAAAAATCAAAAATTCCTGTACCTTAGATAAAGGCGTTTATAGAAACACTATTAAAGACCAAACTCCTTTAGAAGTTGCTATTATGATGAGATCGATTAACGCAAGATTAGTCTTAGTAAATGCATTTTTAGATCTTCAAGATGAAAGAACAATAATTTTAGAAAATCTATATGATATAGACGGTTGTTTATTTTCATTTCAATTTAAGAAAAACTTACCTGCTACATTTACCAGCATAACTTCAATATATCCAAACGCCAACTGGGGAGAGAGGGAATGTTTTGAAATGTTTGGCATTGATTTTAGCGACAATAAAGACATAAAAAATGGACTTCTACTTACATCACAAAAAGATCTAAAAACACCTCTTCTTAAACAGGAAATAGAAAAAA